In a single window of the Coffea eugenioides isolate CCC68of chromosome 3, Ceug_1.0, whole genome shotgun sequence genome:
- the LOC113764848 gene encoding pre-mRNA-splicing factor ATP-dependent RNA helicase DEAH10-like isoform X1 gives MPSMAANNLPRKNDTCNNNHTQSIEAAKGDFVTRRQRIQQQRKSLPIASVENLLVEEVRNNNTLIVVGETGSGKTTQLPQYLFYGGFCRDGGVIGITQPRRVAAVSVAKRVAEECGVALGQKVGYAIRFDDMTSASTRIKYMTDGLLLREALLDPCLSKYSVIIVDEAHERTVHTDVLLGLLKSVQKTRSSVSKVMNGHAQNGLLMGAENDKSFLMPCHGKKLSPLKLIIMSASLDARVFSEYFGSARAVHVQGRQYPVDILYTHQPESDYLDAALITIFQIHLEESHGDILVFLTGQEEIESVERLVHERLRQLPEGNQKLLTFPIFSSLPSEKQMKVFMPAPPGFRKVILATNIAETSVTIPGIRYVIDPGVVKARIYDADAGIESLDIVKTSKAQALQRRFSSCHLFLLSHQYCKWATDLYLQAQGILTSKKLYCSGRAGREGPGKCYRLYPESEFDKFEDSTTPEIKRCDLSNVILQLKALGIDDIAGFDFIDKPNRTAIIRSLESLFLLGALTEESKLTDIVGHQMARLPLEPVYSKALILSSQLNCLEEMLIVVAMLSVESIFYAPREKLEESRAALRCFSSPEGDHLTLLNVFHASNEFVVKNKLTHSKEKAEKNLRKWCKDNFINSRSLRHARDVHSQIQRNVEQMGLRITSCGDDMLVFRRCLAASFFLNAALKQPDGMYRILSSGLMVQIHPSSILFRSKPECIIFDKLVRTNNNYIRNICRIDYLWLPELAPQCYGLQ, from the exons ATGCCTTCAATGGCTGCAAATAATCTCCCACGCAAGAATGATACTTGTAATAATAACCATACTCAGAGCATTGAAGCTGCAAAAGGGGACTTCGTTACCAG GAGGCAGAGGATTCAACAGCAGAGAAAATCTCTCCCAATAGCTTCAG TTGAAAACCTACTTGTGGAGGAGGTCCGGAATAATAACACACTCATTGTTGTTGGTGAAACGGGGAGTGGCAAGACTACAC AGTTGCCTCAGTATCTTTTCTATGGGGGATTTTGCCGTGATGGGGGTGTCATTGGCATAACTCAACCTAGACGAGTTGCGGCTGTATCAGTCGCAAAACGGGTTGCTGAGGAATGTGGTGTGGCTCTGGGCCAAAAGGTTGGATATGCTATTAGGTTTGATGATATGACCTCAGCCTCAACAAGAATCAAGTACATGACTGATGGATTGCTATTGAG GGAAGCATTATTGGACCCGTGTCTCTCGAAGTATTCAGTTATTATTGTAGATGAGGCTCATGAGAGAACAGTTCACACTGATGTGTTGCTTGGTCTACTGAAGAGTGTGCAGAAAACAAGGTCCAGTGTCAGTAAAGTAATGAATGGTCATGCCCAGAATGGGTTGCTAATGGGAGCAGAAAATGATAAGAGTTTCTTGATGCCATGCCATGGCAAGAAATTATCACCACTAAAGTTAATTATCATGTCTGCTAGTTTGGATGCACGGGTTTTTTCTGAGTACTTTGGTAGTGCAAGAGCTGTTCATGTCCAGGGCCGACAGTATCCAGTTGATATACTATATACGCATCAGCCTGAGTCAGATTATCTAGATGCAGCATTGATAACCATATTTCAG ATACATTTGGAGGAGAGTCATGGTGATATACTTGTCTTCCTGACTGGGCAAGAAGAGATTGAATCTGTTGAGAGGCTTGTCCATGAGCGCCTGCGACAACTACCTGAAGGCAACCAGAAGCTTTTAACTTTTCCAATATTTTCATCTCTTCCCTCAGAGAAACAGATGAAAGTTTTTATGCCTGCACCTCCTGGATTTCGGAAG GTAATATTGGCCACTAATATTGCTGAGACATCGGTGACAATACCTGGGATCAGATATGTTATTGATCCTGGTGTGGTCAAGGCCCGAATCTATGACGCTGATGCAGGAATAGAATCTTTGGATATTGTGAAAACCTCAAAAGCACAGGCTCTTCAAAGGAG GTTCAGTTCCTGCCatcttttcttgctttctcaTCAATATTGCAAATGGGcaacagatttgtatttacagGCCCAG GGGATTTTGACATCTAAGAAGCTATACTGCAGTGGACGTGCAGGCCGTGAAGGACCTGGGAAATGCTACCGTCTCTATCCAGAGTCtgaatttgataaatttgaagATTCTACGACACCAGAAATCAAAAGATGTGACCTCTCAAATGTTATTTTGCAGCTCAAGGCTTTGGGAATTGATGATATTGCAGGGTTTGACTTCATTGACAAACCAAACAG gaCTGCAATAATTAGATCCCTGGAGTCATTATTCTTATTAGGTGCTTTAACGGAAGAAAGTAAACTCACTGATATAGTTGGACACCAAATGGCGAGGCTGCCGCTAGAACCTGTGTATTCTAAGGCTCTCATTCTTTCAAGTCAGCTCAATTGCTTGGAAGAAATGTTGATTGTTGTTGCAATGCTTTCTGTGGAATCTATATTTTATGCTCCTCGTGAAAAGTTGGAAGAG TCACGAGCTGCATTGAGGTGCTTCTCAAGTCCAGAGGGGGATCATTTAACTTTGTTAAATGTCTTTCATGCTTCTAATGAATTCGTGGTAAAGAACAAGTTGACCCACAGTAAAGAAAAAGCTGAGAAGAACCTAAGGAAATGGTGCAAGGATAATTTCATTAACAGCCGGTCCTTGAGGCATGCTCGGGATGTTCACAG tcaAATACAGAGAAATGTTGAACAAATGGGGCTTCGCATCACTTCATGTGGAGATGACATGCTTGTATTCCGCAGATGTCTAGCTGCTTCCTTTTTTCTTAATGCAGCTTTAAAGCAGCCAGATGGTATGTACAG GATTTTGTCAAGCGGTCTGATGGTCCAAATTCACCCTTCTTCTATCTTATTCCGGAGTAAACCAGAGTGTATCATTTTCGATAAATTAGTGCGAACCAATAATAATTACATTCGCAACATCTGTAGGATAGATTACTTGTGGTTACCTGAGTTGGCTCCACAATGCTATGGCTTGCAGTAA
- the LOC113764848 gene encoding pre-mRNA-splicing factor ATP-dependent RNA helicase DEAH10-like isoform X3, which translates to MPSMAANNLPRKNDTCNNNHTQSIEAAKGDFVTRRQRIQQQRKSLPIASVENLLVEEVRNNNTLIVVGETGSGKTTQLPQYLFYGGFCRDGGVIGITQPRRVAAVSVAKRVAEECGVALGQKVGYAIRFDDMTSASTRIKYMTDGLLLREALLDPCLSKYSVIIVDEAHERTVHTDVLLGLLKSVQKTRSSVSKVMNGHAQNGLLMGAENDKSFLMPCHGKKLSPLKLIIMSASLDARVFSEYFGSARAVHVQGRQYPVDILYTHQPESDYLDAALITIFQIHLEESHGDILVFLTGQEEIESVERLVHERLRQLPEGNQKLLTFPIFSSLPSEKQMKVFMPAPPGFRKVILATNIAETSVTIPGIRYVIDPGVVKARIYDADAGIESLDIVKTSKAQALQRRFSSCHLFLLSHQYCKWATDLYLQAQGILTSKKLYCSGRAGREGPGKCYRLYPESEFDKFEDSTTPEIKRCDLSNVILQLKALGIDDIAGFDFIDKPNRTAIIRSLESLFLLGALTEESKLTDIVGHQMARLPLEPVYSKALILSSQLNCLEEMLIVVAMLSVESIFYAPREKLEESRAALRCFSSPEGDHLTLLNVFHASNEFVVKNKLTHSKEKAEKNLRKWCKDNFINSRSLRHARDVHSQIQRNVEQMGLRITSCGDDMLVFRRCLAASFFLNAALKQPDGMYRIDYLWLPELAPQCYGLQ; encoded by the exons ATGCCTTCAATGGCTGCAAATAATCTCCCACGCAAGAATGATACTTGTAATAATAACCATACTCAGAGCATTGAAGCTGCAAAAGGGGACTTCGTTACCAG GAGGCAGAGGATTCAACAGCAGAGAAAATCTCTCCCAATAGCTTCAG TTGAAAACCTACTTGTGGAGGAGGTCCGGAATAATAACACACTCATTGTTGTTGGTGAAACGGGGAGTGGCAAGACTACAC AGTTGCCTCAGTATCTTTTCTATGGGGGATTTTGCCGTGATGGGGGTGTCATTGGCATAACTCAACCTAGACGAGTTGCGGCTGTATCAGTCGCAAAACGGGTTGCTGAGGAATGTGGTGTGGCTCTGGGCCAAAAGGTTGGATATGCTATTAGGTTTGATGATATGACCTCAGCCTCAACAAGAATCAAGTACATGACTGATGGATTGCTATTGAG GGAAGCATTATTGGACCCGTGTCTCTCGAAGTATTCAGTTATTATTGTAGATGAGGCTCATGAGAGAACAGTTCACACTGATGTGTTGCTTGGTCTACTGAAGAGTGTGCAGAAAACAAGGTCCAGTGTCAGTAAAGTAATGAATGGTCATGCCCAGAATGGGTTGCTAATGGGAGCAGAAAATGATAAGAGTTTCTTGATGCCATGCCATGGCAAGAAATTATCACCACTAAAGTTAATTATCATGTCTGCTAGTTTGGATGCACGGGTTTTTTCTGAGTACTTTGGTAGTGCAAGAGCTGTTCATGTCCAGGGCCGACAGTATCCAGTTGATATACTATATACGCATCAGCCTGAGTCAGATTATCTAGATGCAGCATTGATAACCATATTTCAG ATACATTTGGAGGAGAGTCATGGTGATATACTTGTCTTCCTGACTGGGCAAGAAGAGATTGAATCTGTTGAGAGGCTTGTCCATGAGCGCCTGCGACAACTACCTGAAGGCAACCAGAAGCTTTTAACTTTTCCAATATTTTCATCTCTTCCCTCAGAGAAACAGATGAAAGTTTTTATGCCTGCACCTCCTGGATTTCGGAAG GTAATATTGGCCACTAATATTGCTGAGACATCGGTGACAATACCTGGGATCAGATATGTTATTGATCCTGGTGTGGTCAAGGCCCGAATCTATGACGCTGATGCAGGAATAGAATCTTTGGATATTGTGAAAACCTCAAAAGCACAGGCTCTTCAAAGGAG GTTCAGTTCCTGCCatcttttcttgctttctcaTCAATATTGCAAATGGGcaacagatttgtatttacagGCCCAG GGGATTTTGACATCTAAGAAGCTATACTGCAGTGGACGTGCAGGCCGTGAAGGACCTGGGAAATGCTACCGTCTCTATCCAGAGTCtgaatttgataaatttgaagATTCTACGACACCAGAAATCAAAAGATGTGACCTCTCAAATGTTATTTTGCAGCTCAAGGCTTTGGGAATTGATGATATTGCAGGGTTTGACTTCATTGACAAACCAAACAG gaCTGCAATAATTAGATCCCTGGAGTCATTATTCTTATTAGGTGCTTTAACGGAAGAAAGTAAACTCACTGATATAGTTGGACACCAAATGGCGAGGCTGCCGCTAGAACCTGTGTATTCTAAGGCTCTCATTCTTTCAAGTCAGCTCAATTGCTTGGAAGAAATGTTGATTGTTGTTGCAATGCTTTCTGTGGAATCTATATTTTATGCTCCTCGTGAAAAGTTGGAAGAG TCACGAGCTGCATTGAGGTGCTTCTCAAGTCCAGAGGGGGATCATTTAACTTTGTTAAATGTCTTTCATGCTTCTAATGAATTCGTGGTAAAGAACAAGTTGACCCACAGTAAAGAAAAAGCTGAGAAGAACCTAAGGAAATGGTGCAAGGATAATTTCATTAACAGCCGGTCCTTGAGGCATGCTCGGGATGTTCACAG tcaAATACAGAGAAATGTTGAACAAATGGGGCTTCGCATCACTTCATGTGGAGATGACATGCTTGTATTCCGCAGATGTCTAGCTGCTTCCTTTTTTCTTAATGCAGCTTTAAAGCAGCCAGATGGTATGTACAG GATAGATTACTTGTGGTTACCTGAGTTGGCTCCACAATGCTATGGCTTGCAGTAA
- the LOC113764848 gene encoding pre-mRNA-splicing factor ATP-dependent RNA helicase DEAH10-like isoform X4, whose translation MPSMAANNLPRKNDTCNNNHTQSIEAAKGDFVTRRQRIQQQRKSLPIASVENLLVEEVRNNNTLIVVGETGSGKTTQLPQYLFYGGFCRDGGVIGITQPRRVAAVSVAKRVAEECGVALGQKVGYAIRFDDMTSASTRIKYMTDGLLLREALLDPCLSKYSVIIVDEAHERTVHTDVLLGLLKSVQKTRSSVSKVMNGHAQNGLLMGAENDKSFLMPCHGKKLSPLKLIIMSASLDARVFSEYFGSARAVHVQGRQYPVDILYTHQPESDYLDAALITIFQIHLEESHGDILVFLTGQEEIESVERLVHERLRQLPEGNQKLLTFPIFSSLPSEKQMKVFMPAPPGFRKVILATNIAETSVTIPGIRYVIDPGVVKARIYDADAGIESLDIVKTSKAQALQRRFSSCHLFLLSHQYCKWATDLYLQAQGILTSKKLYCSGRAGREGPGKCYRLYPESEFDKFEDSTTPEIKRCDLSNVILQLKALGIDDIAGFDFIDKPNRTAIIRSLESLFLLGALTEESKLTDIVGHQMARLPLEPVYSKALILSSQLNCLEEMLIVVAMLSVESIFYAPREKLEESRAALRCFSSPEGDHLTLLNVFHASNEFVVKNKLTHSKEKAEKNLRKWCKDNFINSRSLRHARDVHSQIQRNVEQMGLRITSCGDDMLVFRRCLAASFFLNAALKQPDGMYRLLVVT comes from the exons ATGCCTTCAATGGCTGCAAATAATCTCCCACGCAAGAATGATACTTGTAATAATAACCATACTCAGAGCATTGAAGCTGCAAAAGGGGACTTCGTTACCAG GAGGCAGAGGATTCAACAGCAGAGAAAATCTCTCCCAATAGCTTCAG TTGAAAACCTACTTGTGGAGGAGGTCCGGAATAATAACACACTCATTGTTGTTGGTGAAACGGGGAGTGGCAAGACTACAC AGTTGCCTCAGTATCTTTTCTATGGGGGATTTTGCCGTGATGGGGGTGTCATTGGCATAACTCAACCTAGACGAGTTGCGGCTGTATCAGTCGCAAAACGGGTTGCTGAGGAATGTGGTGTGGCTCTGGGCCAAAAGGTTGGATATGCTATTAGGTTTGATGATATGACCTCAGCCTCAACAAGAATCAAGTACATGACTGATGGATTGCTATTGAG GGAAGCATTATTGGACCCGTGTCTCTCGAAGTATTCAGTTATTATTGTAGATGAGGCTCATGAGAGAACAGTTCACACTGATGTGTTGCTTGGTCTACTGAAGAGTGTGCAGAAAACAAGGTCCAGTGTCAGTAAAGTAATGAATGGTCATGCCCAGAATGGGTTGCTAATGGGAGCAGAAAATGATAAGAGTTTCTTGATGCCATGCCATGGCAAGAAATTATCACCACTAAAGTTAATTATCATGTCTGCTAGTTTGGATGCACGGGTTTTTTCTGAGTACTTTGGTAGTGCAAGAGCTGTTCATGTCCAGGGCCGACAGTATCCAGTTGATATACTATATACGCATCAGCCTGAGTCAGATTATCTAGATGCAGCATTGATAACCATATTTCAG ATACATTTGGAGGAGAGTCATGGTGATATACTTGTCTTCCTGACTGGGCAAGAAGAGATTGAATCTGTTGAGAGGCTTGTCCATGAGCGCCTGCGACAACTACCTGAAGGCAACCAGAAGCTTTTAACTTTTCCAATATTTTCATCTCTTCCCTCAGAGAAACAGATGAAAGTTTTTATGCCTGCACCTCCTGGATTTCGGAAG GTAATATTGGCCACTAATATTGCTGAGACATCGGTGACAATACCTGGGATCAGATATGTTATTGATCCTGGTGTGGTCAAGGCCCGAATCTATGACGCTGATGCAGGAATAGAATCTTTGGATATTGTGAAAACCTCAAAAGCACAGGCTCTTCAAAGGAG GTTCAGTTCCTGCCatcttttcttgctttctcaTCAATATTGCAAATGGGcaacagatttgtatttacagGCCCAG GGGATTTTGACATCTAAGAAGCTATACTGCAGTGGACGTGCAGGCCGTGAAGGACCTGGGAAATGCTACCGTCTCTATCCAGAGTCtgaatttgataaatttgaagATTCTACGACACCAGAAATCAAAAGATGTGACCTCTCAAATGTTATTTTGCAGCTCAAGGCTTTGGGAATTGATGATATTGCAGGGTTTGACTTCATTGACAAACCAAACAG gaCTGCAATAATTAGATCCCTGGAGTCATTATTCTTATTAGGTGCTTTAACGGAAGAAAGTAAACTCACTGATATAGTTGGACACCAAATGGCGAGGCTGCCGCTAGAACCTGTGTATTCTAAGGCTCTCATTCTTTCAAGTCAGCTCAATTGCTTGGAAGAAATGTTGATTGTTGTTGCAATGCTTTCTGTGGAATCTATATTTTATGCTCCTCGTGAAAAGTTGGAAGAG TCACGAGCTGCATTGAGGTGCTTCTCAAGTCCAGAGGGGGATCATTTAACTTTGTTAAATGTCTTTCATGCTTCTAATGAATTCGTGGTAAAGAACAAGTTGACCCACAGTAAAGAAAAAGCTGAGAAGAACCTAAGGAAATGGTGCAAGGATAATTTCATTAACAGCCGGTCCTTGAGGCATGCTCGGGATGTTCACAG tcaAATACAGAGAAATGTTGAACAAATGGGGCTTCGCATCACTTCATGTGGAGATGACATGCTTGTATTCCGCAGATGTCTAGCTGCTTCCTTTTTTCTTAATGCAGCTTTAAAGCAGCCAGATGGTATGTACAG ATTACTTGTGGTTACCTGA
- the LOC113764848 gene encoding pre-mRNA-splicing factor ATP-dependent RNA helicase DEAH10-like isoform X2: MPSMAANNLPRKNDTCNNNHTQSIEAAKGDFVTRRQRIQQQRKSLPIASVENLLVEEVRNNNTLIVVGETGSGKTTQLPQYLFYGGFCRDGGVIGITQPRRVAAVSVAKRVAEECGVALGQKVGYAIRFDDMTSASTRIKYMTDGLLLREALLDPCLSKYSVIIVDEAHERTVHTDVLLGLLKSVQKTRSSVSKVMNGHAQNGLLMGAENDKSFLMPCHGKKLSPLKLIIMSASLDARVFSEYFGSARAVHVQGRQYPVDILYTHQPESDYLDAALITIFQIHLEESHGDILVFLTGQEEIESVERLVHERLRQLPEGNQKLLTFPIFSSLPSEKQMKVFMPAPPGFRKVILATNIAETSVTIPGIRYVIDPGVVKARIYDADAGIESLDIVKTSKAQALQRSGRAGREGPGKCYRLYPESEFDKFEDSTTPEIKRCDLSNVILQLKALGIDDIAGFDFIDKPNRTAIIRSLESLFLLGALTEESKLTDIVGHQMARLPLEPVYSKALILSSQLNCLEEMLIVVAMLSVESIFYAPREKLEESRAALRCFSSPEGDHLTLLNVFHASNEFVVKNKLTHSKEKAEKNLRKWCKDNFINSRSLRHARDVHSQIQRNVEQMGLRITSCGDDMLVFRRCLAASFFLNAALKQPDGMYRILSSGLMVQIHPSSILFRSKPECIIFDKLVRTNNNYIRNICRIDYLWLPELAPQCYGLQ; this comes from the exons ATGCCTTCAATGGCTGCAAATAATCTCCCACGCAAGAATGATACTTGTAATAATAACCATACTCAGAGCATTGAAGCTGCAAAAGGGGACTTCGTTACCAG GAGGCAGAGGATTCAACAGCAGAGAAAATCTCTCCCAATAGCTTCAG TTGAAAACCTACTTGTGGAGGAGGTCCGGAATAATAACACACTCATTGTTGTTGGTGAAACGGGGAGTGGCAAGACTACAC AGTTGCCTCAGTATCTTTTCTATGGGGGATTTTGCCGTGATGGGGGTGTCATTGGCATAACTCAACCTAGACGAGTTGCGGCTGTATCAGTCGCAAAACGGGTTGCTGAGGAATGTGGTGTGGCTCTGGGCCAAAAGGTTGGATATGCTATTAGGTTTGATGATATGACCTCAGCCTCAACAAGAATCAAGTACATGACTGATGGATTGCTATTGAG GGAAGCATTATTGGACCCGTGTCTCTCGAAGTATTCAGTTATTATTGTAGATGAGGCTCATGAGAGAACAGTTCACACTGATGTGTTGCTTGGTCTACTGAAGAGTGTGCAGAAAACAAGGTCCAGTGTCAGTAAAGTAATGAATGGTCATGCCCAGAATGGGTTGCTAATGGGAGCAGAAAATGATAAGAGTTTCTTGATGCCATGCCATGGCAAGAAATTATCACCACTAAAGTTAATTATCATGTCTGCTAGTTTGGATGCACGGGTTTTTTCTGAGTACTTTGGTAGTGCAAGAGCTGTTCATGTCCAGGGCCGACAGTATCCAGTTGATATACTATATACGCATCAGCCTGAGTCAGATTATCTAGATGCAGCATTGATAACCATATTTCAG ATACATTTGGAGGAGAGTCATGGTGATATACTTGTCTTCCTGACTGGGCAAGAAGAGATTGAATCTGTTGAGAGGCTTGTCCATGAGCGCCTGCGACAACTACCTGAAGGCAACCAGAAGCTTTTAACTTTTCCAATATTTTCATCTCTTCCCTCAGAGAAACAGATGAAAGTTTTTATGCCTGCACCTCCTGGATTTCGGAAG GTAATATTGGCCACTAATATTGCTGAGACATCGGTGACAATACCTGGGATCAGATATGTTATTGATCCTGGTGTGGTCAAGGCCCGAATCTATGACGCTGATGCAGGAATAGAATCTTTGGATATTGTGAAAACCTCAAAAGCACAGGCTCTTCAAAGGAG TGGACGTGCAGGCCGTGAAGGACCTGGGAAATGCTACCGTCTCTATCCAGAGTCtgaatttgataaatttgaagATTCTACGACACCAGAAATCAAAAGATGTGACCTCTCAAATGTTATTTTGCAGCTCAAGGCTTTGGGAATTGATGATATTGCAGGGTTTGACTTCATTGACAAACCAAACAG gaCTGCAATAATTAGATCCCTGGAGTCATTATTCTTATTAGGTGCTTTAACGGAAGAAAGTAAACTCACTGATATAGTTGGACACCAAATGGCGAGGCTGCCGCTAGAACCTGTGTATTCTAAGGCTCTCATTCTTTCAAGTCAGCTCAATTGCTTGGAAGAAATGTTGATTGTTGTTGCAATGCTTTCTGTGGAATCTATATTTTATGCTCCTCGTGAAAAGTTGGAAGAG TCACGAGCTGCATTGAGGTGCTTCTCAAGTCCAGAGGGGGATCATTTAACTTTGTTAAATGTCTTTCATGCTTCTAATGAATTCGTGGTAAAGAACAAGTTGACCCACAGTAAAGAAAAAGCTGAGAAGAACCTAAGGAAATGGTGCAAGGATAATTTCATTAACAGCCGGTCCTTGAGGCATGCTCGGGATGTTCACAG tcaAATACAGAGAAATGTTGAACAAATGGGGCTTCGCATCACTTCATGTGGAGATGACATGCTTGTATTCCGCAGATGTCTAGCTGCTTCCTTTTTTCTTAATGCAGCTTTAAAGCAGCCAGATGGTATGTACAG GATTTTGTCAAGCGGTCTGATGGTCCAAATTCACCCTTCTTCTATCTTATTCCGGAGTAAACCAGAGTGTATCATTTTCGATAAATTAGTGCGAACCAATAATAATTACATTCGCAACATCTGTAGGATAGATTACTTGTGGTTACCTGAGTTGGCTCCACAATGCTATGGCTTGCAGTAA
- the LOC113764848 gene encoding pre-mRNA-splicing factor ATP-dependent RNA helicase DEAH10-like isoform X5 produces MPSMAANNLPRKNDTCNNNHTQSIEAAKGDFVTRRQRIQQQRKSLPIASVENLLVEEVRNNNTLIVVGETGSGKTTQLPQYLFYGGFCRDGGVIGITQPRRVAAVSVAKRVAEECGVALGQKVGYAIRFDDMTSASTRIKYMTDGLLLREALLDPCLSKYSVIIVDEAHERTVHTDVLLGLLKSVQKTRSSVSKVMNGHAQNGLLMGAENDKSFLMPCHGKKLSPLKLIIMSASLDARVFSEYFGSARAVHVQGRQYPVDILYTHQPESDYLDAALITIFQIHLEESHGDILVFLTGQEEIESVERLVHERLRQLPEGNQKLLTFPIFSSLPSEKQMKVFMPAPPGFRKVILATNIAETSVTIPGIRYVIDPGVVKARIYDADAGIESLDIVKTSKAQALQRRFSSCHLFLLSHQYCKWATDLYLQAQGILTSKKLYCSGRAGREGPGKCYRLYPESEFDKFEDSTTPEIKRCDLSNVILQLKALGIDDIAGFDFIDKPNRTAIIRSLESLFLLGALTEESKLTDIVGHQMARLPLEPVYSKALILSSQLNCLEEMLIVVAMLSVESIFYAPREKLEESRAALRCFSSPEGDHLTLLNVFHASNEFVVKNKLTHSKEKAEKNLRKWCKDNFINSRSLRHARDVHSQIQRNVEQMGLRITSCGDDMLVFRRCLAASFFLNAALKQPDGFCQAV; encoded by the exons ATGCCTTCAATGGCTGCAAATAATCTCCCACGCAAGAATGATACTTGTAATAATAACCATACTCAGAGCATTGAAGCTGCAAAAGGGGACTTCGTTACCAG GAGGCAGAGGATTCAACAGCAGAGAAAATCTCTCCCAATAGCTTCAG TTGAAAACCTACTTGTGGAGGAGGTCCGGAATAATAACACACTCATTGTTGTTGGTGAAACGGGGAGTGGCAAGACTACAC AGTTGCCTCAGTATCTTTTCTATGGGGGATTTTGCCGTGATGGGGGTGTCATTGGCATAACTCAACCTAGACGAGTTGCGGCTGTATCAGTCGCAAAACGGGTTGCTGAGGAATGTGGTGTGGCTCTGGGCCAAAAGGTTGGATATGCTATTAGGTTTGATGATATGACCTCAGCCTCAACAAGAATCAAGTACATGACTGATGGATTGCTATTGAG GGAAGCATTATTGGACCCGTGTCTCTCGAAGTATTCAGTTATTATTGTAGATGAGGCTCATGAGAGAACAGTTCACACTGATGTGTTGCTTGGTCTACTGAAGAGTGTGCAGAAAACAAGGTCCAGTGTCAGTAAAGTAATGAATGGTCATGCCCAGAATGGGTTGCTAATGGGAGCAGAAAATGATAAGAGTTTCTTGATGCCATGCCATGGCAAGAAATTATCACCACTAAAGTTAATTATCATGTCTGCTAGTTTGGATGCACGGGTTTTTTCTGAGTACTTTGGTAGTGCAAGAGCTGTTCATGTCCAGGGCCGACAGTATCCAGTTGATATACTATATACGCATCAGCCTGAGTCAGATTATCTAGATGCAGCATTGATAACCATATTTCAG ATACATTTGGAGGAGAGTCATGGTGATATACTTGTCTTCCTGACTGGGCAAGAAGAGATTGAATCTGTTGAGAGGCTTGTCCATGAGCGCCTGCGACAACTACCTGAAGGCAACCAGAAGCTTTTAACTTTTCCAATATTTTCATCTCTTCCCTCAGAGAAACAGATGAAAGTTTTTATGCCTGCACCTCCTGGATTTCGGAAG GTAATATTGGCCACTAATATTGCTGAGACATCGGTGACAATACCTGGGATCAGATATGTTATTGATCCTGGTGTGGTCAAGGCCCGAATCTATGACGCTGATGCAGGAATAGAATCTTTGGATATTGTGAAAACCTCAAAAGCACAGGCTCTTCAAAGGAG GTTCAGTTCCTGCCatcttttcttgctttctcaTCAATATTGCAAATGGGcaacagatttgtatttacagGCCCAG GGGATTTTGACATCTAAGAAGCTATACTGCAGTGGACGTGCAGGCCGTGAAGGACCTGGGAAATGCTACCGTCTCTATCCAGAGTCtgaatttgataaatttgaagATTCTACGACACCAGAAATCAAAAGATGTGACCTCTCAAATGTTATTTTGCAGCTCAAGGCTTTGGGAATTGATGATATTGCAGGGTTTGACTTCATTGACAAACCAAACAG gaCTGCAATAATTAGATCCCTGGAGTCATTATTCTTATTAGGTGCTTTAACGGAAGAAAGTAAACTCACTGATATAGTTGGACACCAAATGGCGAGGCTGCCGCTAGAACCTGTGTATTCTAAGGCTCTCATTCTTTCAAGTCAGCTCAATTGCTTGGAAGAAATGTTGATTGTTGTTGCAATGCTTTCTGTGGAATCTATATTTTATGCTCCTCGTGAAAAGTTGGAAGAG TCACGAGCTGCATTGAGGTGCTTCTCAAGTCCAGAGGGGGATCATTTAACTTTGTTAAATGTCTTTCATGCTTCTAATGAATTCGTGGTAAAGAACAAGTTGACCCACAGTAAAGAAAAAGCTGAGAAGAACCTAAGGAAATGGTGCAAGGATAATTTCATTAACAGCCGGTCCTTGAGGCATGCTCGGGATGTTCACAG tcaAATACAGAGAAATGTTGAACAAATGGGGCTTCGCATCACTTCATGTGGAGATGACATGCTTGTATTCCGCAGATGTCTAGCTGCTTCCTTTTTTCTTAATGCAGCTTTAAAGCAGCCAGATG GATTTTGTCAAGCGGTCTGA